A region of Elusimicrobiota bacterium DNA encodes the following proteins:
- a CDS encoding beta-ketoacyl synthase chain length factor, producing MSLLDRLAMAAAYECLGQARTPPSEVRLVFGSRHGETGVLVGLLKSIHQGDALSPTAFSVSVHHAFTGFFSMIAGNRHSSRAIAAGEETFCCGFLEAVGQLMEDETPVLFVTAEDALPTPFGPLVRSPEPAHAVALLLTRAGPADRGISLSIVPGGEQTGSGWPVGDFLFWHRSEASDLRLSFGARTWAWAR from the coding sequence ATGAGTCTTTTGGATCGACTGGCGATGGCGGCGGCTTATGAATGCCTTGGCCAAGCCAGGACCCCTCCGTCGGAGGTTCGGCTGGTTTTTGGGTCTCGTCATGGGGAAACCGGCGTGCTCGTCGGACTTCTCAAATCCATCCACCAAGGCGACGCCCTGTCTCCCACGGCTTTCAGCGTTTCGGTGCATCACGCCTTTACCGGTTTTTTCAGTATGATAGCGGGCAACCGGCATTCCTCCCGGGCCATCGCGGCGGGGGAAGAAACATTTTGTTGCGGGTTCTTGGAGGCGGTGGGGCAGTTGATGGAGGACGAAACCCCCGTGCTGTTCGTGACCGCGGAAGACGCGTTGCCAACGCCCTTTGGTCCTCTGGTGCGTTCGCCGGAGCCAGCCCATGCGGTCGCCCTGCTTCTCACCCGGGCCGGGCCGGCAGACCGGGGAATCTCTTTGTCCATCGTTCCAGGGGGAGAACAAACAGGTTCAGGCTGGCCCGTTGGGGACTTTCTCTTTTGGCACCGATCGGAGGCATCTGACCTTCGACTTTCATTTGGAGCGCGCACATGGGCGTGGGCCCGTTGA
- the fabG gene encoding 3-oxoacyl-ACP reductase FabG, protein MKRRVLVTGASGGIGRAVAVRLAQHGFQVTVHYRTSRAAAEETRALIKKKGKEAALLSFDVSRRAETRRALEKDLTQHGPYWGVASCAGITADAPFPGLTPENWDQVLDTNLGGFYNVLSPLIMPMIQTRDGGRVVALSSVSGIMGNRGEVNYSAAEAGIIGAVKALSKELGKRRISVNSVAPGLIESKLTRDLPLEEMLALVPMRRMGKPEEVAALVAFLFSPEADYITGQVISINGGLI, encoded by the coding sequence TTGAAGCGCCGGGTCTTGGTCACAGGGGCCAGCGGAGGGATTGGCCGGGCGGTGGCGGTGCGCCTGGCCCAGCACGGTTTTCAAGTCACGGTCCATTACCGGACCAGCCGCGCCGCCGCCGAAGAAACCCGTGCGCTCATCAAAAAAAAAGGAAAAGAAGCCGCCCTTTTGTCTTTCGATGTCTCCCGCCGCGCCGAAACGCGCCGGGCCCTGGAGAAGGATTTGACGCAACACGGCCCCTATTGGGGAGTGGCTTCTTGCGCGGGAATCACCGCCGACGCGCCTTTTCCGGGCCTCACGCCAGAAAACTGGGACCAGGTTTTGGATACCAATCTCGGGGGGTTCTACAACGTGCTCTCTCCCTTGATCATGCCAATGATTCAAACCCGTGACGGCGGACGCGTGGTGGCCCTGTCTTCTGTGTCCGGAATTATGGGAAACCGGGGCGAGGTCAATTACAGCGCGGCGGAGGCCGGCATTATCGGTGCGGTCAAAGCGCTATCCAAGGAACTGGGAAAACGCCGTATCTCCGTGAACAGCGTGGCTCCCGGCCTGATTGAATCAAAACTCACGCGGGACCTCCCTCTGGAGGAAATGCTCGCGTTGGTGCCCATGCGGCGGATGGGGAAACCGGAAGAAGTGGCGGCCCTGGTGGCCTTTCTTTTCTCACCGGAAGCAGACTATATCACCGGCCAGGTGATTTCCATTAACGGCGGCTTAATTTGA
- a CDS encoding beta-ketoacyl-ACP synthase, with amino-acid sequence MTRRVVVTGMAGICPLGQDWPSVRERLRSLTGGVRRMDEWDAIEGLQTRLGAPVTDFVVPDTFERRKIRTMGRVALLSARATELALREAKLLDHPALTDGSTGIAFGSTAGSPVAVEDYFEKIHVQRGVRGLSPNTYLQMMSHTCAANLGHFFGVKGRIVTTCSACTSGSQGIGYGYESIRDGRQLIMISGGAEELHVSDAITFDVLFATSTSNDRPDRSPRPFDKTRDGLVVGEGAGTLILEELDHARARGVPIHSEVVGYATNCDGEHITNPCRKGMERVMRMSLASAGLQPDQIQYVNAHGTATEVGDIAEGQATEQVFGRAVPISSLKGYMGHTLGACGALEAWITIQMMKEGWVCPTLNLTEPDERCGNLDFIRGSIREMPVTLAMSNNFAFGGVNTSLIFKKWEGGLRNCLSRGARWPALFYIK; translated from the coding sequence TTGACACGTCGCGTAGTCGTCACCGGGATGGCGGGCATTTGCCCTCTCGGGCAGGACTGGCCGTCTGTTCGCGAGCGGTTGCGTTCTCTGACGGGGGGTGTTCGGCGCATGGACGAATGGGACGCCATTGAGGGGCTTCAGACGCGACTGGGGGCCCCGGTGACCGACTTCGTCGTGCCCGACACGTTCGAACGGCGAAAAATCCGGACTATGGGCCGGGTGGCTCTCCTGTCCGCCCGTGCGACTGAACTGGCGCTCCGGGAGGCAAAACTTCTCGATCACCCGGCCCTCACCGATGGTTCGACCGGTATTGCTTTCGGGTCCACCGCCGGGTCCCCAGTGGCGGTGGAAGACTACTTTGAAAAAATTCATGTGCAACGCGGCGTGAGAGGGTTGTCCCCCAATACCTATCTCCAGATGATGAGCCACACTTGCGCGGCCAATCTGGGCCATTTTTTCGGCGTCAAAGGCCGCATCGTCACCACCTGTTCCGCCTGCACTTCCGGAAGCCAGGGGATCGGGTATGGCTACGAGTCGATCCGGGATGGCCGCCAATTGATTATGATTTCCGGCGGCGCGGAAGAATTGCATGTGTCGGACGCCATCACCTTCGATGTTCTGTTCGCCACTTCCACCTCCAATGATCGCCCGGACCGGTCTCCCCGCCCGTTTGATAAAACCCGGGACGGGCTGGTGGTGGGGGAGGGGGCGGGAACCCTGATTTTGGAAGAACTGGACCATGCCCGGGCCCGGGGGGTTCCCATTCACTCCGAAGTCGTGGGATACGCCACCAATTGCGACGGGGAACACATCACCAACCCTTGCCGCAAAGGAATGGAACGCGTGATGCGAATGTCCTTGGCGTCGGCCGGGCTGCAACCGGATCAAATTCAATACGTCAACGCCCACGGGACCGCCACGGAAGTCGGGGACATCGCCGAAGGACAGGCGACGGAACAGGTGTTTGGGCGAGCCGTTCCCATTAGTTCGCTGAAAGGTTACATGGGCCACACATTGGGCGCTTGCGGCGCCCTGGAAGCCTGGATCACAATCCAAATGATGAAAGAAGGCTGGGTCTGCCCCACATTGAATTTGACCGAACCGGACGAGCGGTGCGGGAATCTTGATTTTATTCGGGGATCGATCCGGGAAATGCCGGTGACGCTGGCCATGTCGAACAATTTCGCCTTCGGCGGAGTGAACACATCCTTGATCTTCAAGAAATGGGAAGGGGGTTTAAGGAATTGTCTTTCTCGCGGTGCCCGGTGGCCCGCACTTTTTTACATTAAATAG
- a CDS encoding class I SAM-dependent methyltransferase gives MAQAQRIAWGPMAFQAVDALQRLGLLSVAESKGERGLTIAEAARAGRVPPYGARVLLEAGLGCGVFFLNGRNRFVLTKTGLCFLYDRMTRVNLNFMRDVCYHGAASLEKSVRRGKPEGLKALGPWPTIYEGLSKLDPHIQKSWFAFDHFYSDAAYSHAATQVLARHPAMVYDVGGNTGRFASLLCQTDSSVRVTLLDLPGQLAKAKSFLKGEPFQTRISTHPIDVLSKTPFPKGADAVWMSQFLDCFSETEIVSILKKAKRCLRPGGEIFIMEPFWDRQDQEMAAVSLLMISLYFTTMANGNSRMYRASDMLPLIHRAGLKVVKDQEHLGLCHTLLTCIEK, from the coding sequence TTGGCGCAAGCCCAGCGCATCGCCTGGGGGCCGATGGCCTTTCAGGCTGTGGACGCGCTTCAACGCCTGGGCCTCTTGAGTGTTGCGGAGAGCAAAGGCGAACGAGGCCTCACCATCGCGGAGGCGGCCCGTGCGGGGCGCGTGCCGCCATACGGCGCGCGAGTTTTGTTGGAGGCTGGTCTTGGGTGCGGGGTGTTTTTTCTAAACGGTCGAAATCGTTTTGTCTTGACGAAAACCGGCCTTTGTTTCCTCTACGACCGGATGACCCGGGTTAATTTGAATTTTATGCGGGACGTCTGTTATCACGGCGCCGCCTCGCTGGAAAAATCCGTTCGGCGAGGAAAACCGGAAGGGCTCAAAGCGCTCGGCCCTTGGCCCACGATTTACGAGGGCCTCTCAAAACTGGATCCCCACATCCAAAAAAGCTGGTTTGCCTTTGACCACTTCTATTCCGACGCGGCCTATTCCCACGCGGCCACGCAAGTCTTGGCCCGCCACCCGGCGATGGTCTATGATGTGGGGGGGAACACCGGTCGGTTCGCTTCGCTCCTTTGTCAAACCGATTCCTCCGTCCGTGTAACACTCTTGGACCTGCCCGGCCAATTGGCGAAGGCAAAATCTTTCTTAAAGGGGGAGCCGTTCCAGACCCGCATCTCCACCCACCCGATCGACGTTTTGTCCAAAACGCCATTCCCGAAAGGCGCCGACGCTGTCTGGATGAGTCAATTCCTCGACTGTTTCTCGGAAACAGAAATTGTTTCCATCCTCAAAAAAGCGAAACGATGCCTTCGTCCGGGAGGTGAGATATTCATTATGGAACCCTTTTGGGACCGCCAGGACCAGGAAATGGCTGCCGTGAGCCTCCTCATGATATCGCTCTATTTCACCACCATGGCTAACGGAAACAGTCGCATGTATCGCGCCTCCGACATGCTACCCCTGATCCACCGCGCCGGCCTAAAAGTCGTCAAAGACCAAGAACACCTCGGCCTCTGCCACACCCTCCTGACCTGTATTGAGAAATAA
- a CDS encoding DUF4823 domain-containing protein: MKNMFFILCISFLTACANTHSFIRNSPVEIISLNPKGSVFVAIPDDGAYGNRRYEGSGRNASQIICSAFLKHCRSVQKANTRETFEESMRSATKGGHKYLVFPTILHWEDRSTEWSGKPDRVEVKIDLVDINSGESLDSVIVKGKSGLATFGGDHPQDLLQIPIEEFVASLYEASHAQN; the protein is encoded by the coding sequence ATGAAGAATATGTTTTTTATCTTATGCATATCGTTTCTTACCGCCTGTGCCAACACCCACTCATTTATAAGGAACAGTCCTGTCGAAATAATTTCACTCAACCCAAAAGGTTCCGTATTTGTTGCCATTCCCGATGACGGGGCATATGGCAACCGGAGATATGAGGGCTCCGGTAGAAATGCTTCACAAATTATTTGCTCAGCATTTCTTAAACACTGTAGATCTGTTCAAAAGGCGAACACAAGAGAGACATTTGAGGAATCAATGCGTTCCGCTACAAAAGGAGGACACAAATATCTGGTTTTTCCGACGATCCTTCATTGGGAAGACCGTAGCACGGAATGGTCAGGGAAACCGGATCGTGTTGAGGTTAAAATCGACCTTGTCGATATTAATTCCGGAGAATCGTTAGATTCGGTAATTGTCAAAGGAAAAAGTGGACTGGCAACTTTTGGTGGTGATCACCCTCAAGACCTGCTTCAAATCCCAATTGAAGAATTTGTTGCATCCCTCTATGAAGCGAGTCATGCGCAAAATTAG
- a CDS encoding ATP-dependent Clp protease proteolytic subunit encodes MPNRSDIQNEILSYKNAGQDVLRHKYLALLHKHTKRDTIVYASAYASGKGGVPPVTLSVSTEDIQGFMAALNGLKGTELDLILHSPGGSLEAAEQIVNYLRAKYTHIRVIVPQNAMSAATMIACAADVIVMGKQSAIGPIDPQITFPTQHGPFTAPAQALLDDFAKAKAEVTATPHVAPLWVSKMKDYPPGIFNICQNTLTLAKEKVSDWMQQSMFRGDANAKQKADSIAYWLGDAHHHKTHGHPISFDEALAKGLKVERLENDQTLQDRVLTVFHAAAVTFGVTNCVKMVENHKGKGWFIQVNQK; translated from the coding sequence ATGCCTAATCGATCTGATATCCAAAACGAGATTCTTAGCTATAAGAATGCTGGCCAGGATGTTTTGCGACACAAGTATCTTGCCTTGCTCCACAAGCATACGAAGCGCGACACCATTGTTTACGCATCCGCGTATGCGAGTGGAAAGGGGGGCGTTCCTCCGGTCACGCTTTCGGTTTCAACAGAGGACATACAGGGATTTATGGCGGCGCTTAATGGGCTGAAGGGAACTGAACTTGATCTCATTTTGCATAGCCCAGGAGGATCACTAGAAGCCGCAGAACAAATCGTGAACTACCTGAGAGCCAAGTACACTCACATTCGTGTCATCGTTCCCCAGAATGCCATGTCCGCTGCAACCATGATTGCGTGTGCTGCCGATGTAATCGTGATGGGCAAGCAGTCCGCTATCGGACCGATCGATCCGCAAATCACATTTCCTACGCAACACGGACCATTTACGGCACCAGCTCAGGCACTTCTCGATGACTTTGCCAAGGCAAAGGCCGAGGTGACAGCAACGCCTCATGTTGCACCGCTGTGGGTAAGCAAAATGAAGGACTATCCCCCAGGGATATTCAACATCTGCCAAAACACACTGACTCTTGCCAAAGAGAAGGTGAGCGACTGGATGCAGCAGAGCATGTTTCGCGGAGATGCAAATGCGAAGCAAAAGGCTGACTCCATCGCATATTGGCTAGGTGACGCCCACCACCACAAGACTCACGGGCATCCGATCAGTTTTGACGAGGCCCTCGCAAAGGGGTTGAAGGTCGAAAGACTAGAGAACGATCAGACGCTCCAAGATCGCGTACTGACTGTCTTTCACGCCGCCGCCGTGACATTTGGTGTTACGAACTGCGTCAAGATGGTGGAGAACCACAAGGGGAAAGGCTGGTTCATTCAAGTGAATCAGAAATAG
- a CDS encoding chemotaxis protein CheW — MNPFVTNDQDFIKDFLIESYENLDKVDALLVRLEITPGSSETLDELFRAFHTIKGTSRMFAFEKVEALTHEGEDFLAKLRDGRLRFNAKIIDSLLAIADKTRALLGVIEKTGGETPPGAGPNSPPSNAPPSTVQPTEDDLSEEPAALADSTLRVDVAVMDRLMAQVGELVLSRNQIVQRAALDKNPRTQIATQRLNFITSELQGHVMKMRLQPIAALWNKMPRLVRDLSLRLGKEVRLNTTGAETELDKKVLESIKDPLTHLLRNALDHGIETPRERRARGKAPEGLVSLRAHHEGGVVKIEVADDGGGIDLAQIRRTAVEKQFITAEEAAGLDERETIKLLFRPGFSTASAVSKVSGRGVGLDVVKSNVEQIGGTIEVQTQLGHGTVFHLKIPLTLAILPALLVTLGSDRYAIPQASLLELIRLKSRAGGPSLEWIDGSAVFRLRGKLLPVIFLKQVLGGEPPAKDRADITLVVLQAGERAFGLVVDRVTDTEEIVVKPLGRHLKRVSVFEGATVLGDGKVALILDVAGLAHTAHVLAGTEESGFFTPASAAPEAAPAVEAFLIVRGPDDGRVALPLSRVARLEEFPATAIERAGPEEVIQYRGGLLRLVRLNSVLKERRGAPRRGAEPAPSSALQSVVVCGKEDRWLGILVEQILDISEEPLVARAAGKRPGVAATVVLRGRVTEILDVDSLLARADSVPAPGAGL; from the coding sequence ATGAACCCTTTTGTGACAAACGACCAGGACTTCATCAAGGATTTCCTCATCGAGAGTTACGAAAACCTGGACAAGGTCGACGCTCTGTTGGTTCGGCTGGAAATAACTCCCGGTTCTTCCGAAACTCTGGATGAACTATTTCGGGCCTTCCATACCATCAAAGGCACCAGCCGCATGTTCGCTTTTGAGAAAGTAGAGGCCCTCACCCATGAGGGTGAGGATTTCCTGGCGAAACTGCGGGACGGTCGGCTCCGTTTCAACGCCAAGATCATCGATTCGCTTCTGGCCATCGCCGATAAAACCCGTGCTCTCTTGGGCGTTATTGAGAAAACCGGTGGCGAAACGCCCCCGGGCGCCGGTCCGAACTCCCCACCCTCCAACGCTCCACCCTCGACAGTTCAACCGACAGAAGACGATTTATCCGAGGAACCGGCGGCCCTGGCCGACAGCACCTTGCGGGTGGATGTGGCGGTCATGGACCGGCTCATGGCCCAGGTCGGGGAACTGGTGCTCAGTCGAAATCAGATCGTGCAACGCGCGGCGCTGGACAAGAATCCCCGAACCCAGATCGCCACGCAACGGTTGAATTTCATCACCTCCGAACTGCAGGGCCACGTCATGAAAATGCGGCTCCAACCCATCGCGGCGCTGTGGAACAAAATGCCCCGGTTGGTGCGGGACCTTTCCCTCCGGCTGGGGAAAGAGGTTCGTTTGAACACGACGGGGGCGGAAACCGAATTGGACAAGAAAGTCCTGGAATCCATCAAGGATCCCCTCACCCATTTGCTTCGGAACGCCCTGGACCACGGCATCGAAACGCCCCGCGAGAGGCGGGCGCGGGGCAAGGCTCCCGAGGGGCTCGTGAGCCTTCGGGCCCACCACGAGGGCGGGGTGGTGAAAATCGAAGTGGCGGACGACGGCGGGGGCATCGATCTGGCGCAGATCCGCCGGACGGCGGTGGAAAAACAATTCATCACCGCGGAAGAAGCGGCGGGACTCGACGAGCGGGAAACCATTAAACTTCTCTTCCGGCCGGGGTTCTCCACGGCCAGCGCGGTCAGCAAAGTGTCCGGCCGGGGCGTGGGGCTGGACGTGGTCAAAAGCAACGTTGAACAGATCGGCGGCACCATCGAGGTTCAAACCCAGTTGGGCCACGGCACGGTGTTTCATCTCAAGATCCCCCTCACCCTGGCCATCCTTCCCGCTCTCTTGGTCACCCTGGGTTCAGACCGCTACGCCATTCCCCAGGCCAGCCTCTTGGAACTGATCCGCCTGAAATCACGGGCCGGAGGACCTTCTCTGGAATGGATCGACGGGTCGGCGGTATTCCGACTGCGCGGGAAACTTCTCCCGGTGATTTTCTTAAAACAGGTCTTGGGGGGAGAGCCCCCCGCCAAGGACCGCGCCGACATCACTCTCGTGGTCCTCCAGGCCGGGGAAAGGGCCTTCGGTTTGGTGGTGGACCGCGTGACGGACACGGAAGAAATCGTGGTCAAGCCCCTCGGCCGCCACCTCAAACGCGTATCCGTTTTCGAAGGCGCCACGGTTTTGGGCGACGGAAAAGTGGCGCTTATTTTGGACGTGGCCGGCCTCGCTCACACCGCCCACGTGCTGGCGGGCACGGAAGAATCCGGCTTTTTCACCCCCGCCTCGGCCGCTCCCGAGGCGGCCCCGGCGGTGGAGGCATTCCTCATCGTGCGGGGACCCGACGACGGCCGGGTGGCTCTCCCGTTAAGCCGCGTCGCGCGGCTGGAAGAATTTCCCGCCACGGCCATTGAGCGGGCCGGGCCGGAGGAAGTGATTCAGTATCGCGGGGGGCTCCTTCGGTTGGTTCGTCTTAATTCCGTGCTCAAAGAACGACGGGGGGCTCCGCGCCGGGGGGCCGAACCCGCGCCATCGTCGGCCCTTCAGTCCGTGGTCGTCTGCGGGAAAGAAGACCGTTGGTTGGGTATTTTGGTGGAGCAAATTCTGGACATCAGCGAGGAGCCCCTGGTGGCGCGCGCCGCGGGAAAGCGTCCCGGGGTGGCGGCCACGGTGGTGCTTCGCGGGCGCGTGACGGAAATCCTCGATGTGGATTCCCTCCTCGCCCGGGCGGATTCGGTCCCCGCCCCTGGAGCGGGCCTGTGA
- a CDS encoding chemotaxis protein CheW: MSARCTFHIGPFYFGIPVEAVQEVLRGQTLTPVPLAPPAVKGLLNLRGDIVTVIDLRETLGIPHTGAGSPPLHVLVRDRGEVVSLCVDRIGEVAEAEDSLFESPPETLQGTARELIRGAYKLSDRLLLVLDVSKAMETAERGSSAGSSSTGGLTCE; this comes from the coding sequence GTGAGCGCCCGATGCACCTTCCATATCGGACCTTTCTATTTCGGGATACCCGTGGAGGCCGTCCAGGAGGTTCTGCGCGGGCAGACCCTCACGCCCGTGCCTTTGGCTCCCCCCGCGGTGAAGGGCCTTTTGAACCTGCGCGGGGACATCGTCACGGTCATCGATCTTCGGGAAACCCTGGGGATCCCCCATACAGGCGCGGGATCGCCCCCTCTCCACGTGCTGGTCCGGGACCGAGGCGAAGTGGTCAGCCTGTGCGTGGACCGCATCGGCGAGGTGGCCGAGGCGGAGGATTCGCTTTTCGAATCTCCGCCGGAGACCCTCCAGGGGACGGCGAGGGAATTGATTCGCGGGGCCTATAAACTGTCGGATCGACTGCTTTTGGTTTTGGACGTATCGAAGGCGATGGAGACGGCCGAACGAGGTTCGTCGGCCGGAAGTTCCTCTACGGGAGGTTTGACATGCGAATGA
- a CDS encoding protein-glutamate O-methyltransferase CheR, translating to MKANDFLFMRELMRREAGVALEDGKAYLVELRLRPLAREAGLVSLEELVARLRSSPVNGLHRQAVESLLWHETRFFRDENTFDLLRRWLLPQLLERVSNKRPLAFWSAACAGGQEPYSLALLLKEALPEGTPFRILATDISEAALARAERGVYSALEMNRGLPSGLRDRYFTPEGGEWRIAEEVWRLVEFKKVNLARDWPSLGDMDVIFLKNVLIYFDLETRREVLARVRKTLRPGGTLFLGGTELGCMSDPAFQLVQRERAWCHQLPLDPGGKRKDACD from the coding sequence TTGAAAGCAAACGATTTCCTGTTCATGCGCGAACTGATGCGCCGGGAGGCCGGCGTGGCGTTGGAGGACGGAAAGGCCTATCTGGTGGAATTGCGCCTGCGCCCTTTGGCCCGGGAAGCGGGGTTGGTTTCCCTGGAGGAGCTCGTGGCCCGATTGCGTTCAAGTCCGGTGAATGGGCTTCATCGCCAAGCGGTGGAAAGTTTGTTGTGGCACGAGACCCGCTTTTTTCGCGACGAGAACACCTTTGATCTTTTGCGGCGTTGGCTCTTGCCCCAGCTCCTGGAGCGGGTTTCCAACAAAAGGCCCTTGGCGTTTTGGTCCGCCGCCTGCGCCGGGGGCCAGGAACCCTACAGCCTGGCTCTCTTGCTCAAAGAGGCGCTTCCGGAAGGAACGCCGTTTCGAATCCTGGCCACGGATATTTCCGAGGCCGCCTTGGCGCGGGCCGAACGCGGGGTTTACAGCGCCCTTGAAATGAACCGGGGATTGCCGTCGGGCTTGCGGGACCGGTACTTCACGCCCGAAGGGGGCGAATGGCGGATCGCCGAGGAGGTTTGGCGGCTGGTGGAGTTCAAAAAGGTCAACTTGGCCCGGGATTGGCCGTCCCTGGGGGACATGGACGTGATCTTCCTAAAAAACGTCCTGATCTATTTCGACCTGGAAACCCGCCGCGAGGTTCTGGCCCGGGTTCGGAAAACCCTGCGGCCGGGAGGGACACTTTTTCTCGGAGGGACCGAACTCGGGTGCATGAGCGATCCCGCTTTTCAACTTGTTCAACGGGAACGCGCCTGGTGCCATCAACTTCCCCTGGACCCGGGGGGAAAAAGGAAGGACGCATGCGATTAA
- a CDS encoding response regulator, which produces MRLNILVVDDSGVMRKMVLRALTESGLDLGTVFEAANGREGLAVIEREKLDVVLLDIHMPVMTGEELFRLLRSSPKTKTLPVVFISSESSSARIETLMEMGAGFIHKPWTAEDFRAQILAVTGAVRE; this is translated from the coding sequence ATGCGATTAAACATCCTGGTGGTGGACGACAGCGGCGTCATGCGCAAAATGGTGCTCCGCGCTTTGACGGAATCGGGTTTGGATCTCGGGACGGTGTTTGAGGCCGCCAACGGGCGGGAAGGTTTGGCGGTGATCGAACGGGAGAAGCTGGACGTGGTCCTCCTGGACATCCACATGCCGGTGATGACGGGGGAGGAACTGTTCCGTCTTCTGAGGTCTTCGCCAAAAACGAAAACCCTTCCCGTGGTCTTTATTTCCAGTGAGTCCAGCTCGGCCCGCATTGAAACGCTTATGGAGATGGGCGCGGGTTTCATCCACAAGCCCTGGACCGCGGAAGACTTTCGCGCCCAGATCCTGGCCGTCACGGGAGCCGTTCGTGAATGA
- a CDS encoding chemotaxis protein CheX, with product MNDRDDFLYRAAVETLESLCSMVPVLDSPRAAAPREAAVGVAFEGPRRGRLDLAFHGKAATDVAARLTGEAPESPDGQDALAEVANVICGNVLPALFGSESLFRMGRADPAPDRERAGSGPLAFARVPFPSGLVELRVWVEEEH from the coding sequence GTGAATGATCGGGACGATTTTCTTTATCGGGCCGCCGTGGAGACCTTGGAAAGCCTTTGTTCGATGGTGCCGGTTTTGGACTCCCCCCGGGCGGCCGCTCCTCGGGAGGCCGCCGTGGGCGTCGCCTTTGAAGGGCCCCGCCGGGGGCGGCTGGATTTGGCGTTTCACGGGAAAGCCGCCACGGACGTGGCAGCTCGCCTGACCGGAGAAGCGCCGGAGAGCCCGGACGGACAAGACGCCCTGGCGGAGGTGGCCAATGTGATTTGCGGCAACGTCCTGCCGGCCCTGTTCGGGTCCGAGTCTTTGTTCCGCATGGGTCGGGCCGACCCCGCGCCGGATCGGGAACGCGCCGGGTCCGGACCGCTGGCGTTTGCCCGCGTCCCGTTTCCTTCGGGCTTGGTGGAATTGCGGGTATGGGTGGAGGAGGAGCATTAA
- a CDS encoding chemotaxis response regulator protein-glutamate methylesterase, protein MKPVRVLIVDDSAVLRQLLREIVQSDPRLMVAGESATGEDALARLDEAAPDAVTLDVEMPGLSGLDVLDRLRRRRPTLPVVMFSHLTERGSRATLEALCRGASDYTPKPTPSEGLDAARAAIRTQLIPKLLALVKNGSSDAPAVPPPRLVKPRHRPELLAIGASTGGPNALSQLLKGLGKRFPIPIVIVQHMPPMFTQWLAERLTRESSFQVREGEAGGALEPGVAWLAPGNRHLVVNLSGARPRVDVTEDRPENSCRPSVDVLFRSVAALGPRALGLVLTGMGQDGLKGALALHDAGAAVLAQDQATSVIWGMPGAVARAGLAEEVLPLDQMAARVRVRLGMEEETL, encoded by the coding sequence ATGAAACCGGTGCGGGTTCTTATCGTGGACGATTCCGCCGTGCTCCGCCAGCTTTTAAGGGAAATCGTTCAGTCCGATCCGCGGTTGATGGTGGCCGGGGAATCGGCGACCGGGGAAGACGCGCTGGCGCGCCTTGATGAGGCGGCGCCGGACGCGGTGACGCTGGACGTGGAAATGCCGGGATTAAGCGGCCTGGACGTGTTGGACCGCTTGCGGCGACGGCGGCCCACCCTGCCGGTGGTGATGTTCAGCCACCTCACCGAACGGGGTTCCCGAGCCACCTTGGAAGCCCTCTGCCGCGGCGCCTCCGATTACACGCCGAAACCCACTCCGTCGGAGGGGCTCGACGCCGCTCGGGCCGCCATTCGAACCCAGCTCATCCCGAAACTTTTGGCTTTGGTGAAAAACGGTTCTTCCGACGCGCCGGCCGTCCCGCCGCCGCGCTTGGTCAAACCCCGGCACCGGCCGGAACTGTTGGCCATCGGCGCCTCCACCGGCGGACCGAACGCCCTGTCCCAGCTCCTGAAAGGCCTGGGGAAAAGGTTTCCCATCCCCATCGTCATCGTTCAACACATGCCGCCCATGTTCACCCAGTGGCTGGCCGAGCGGCTCACGCGGGAATCCAGTTTCCAAGTGCGGGAGGGCGAGGCGGGCGGGGCCCTGGAACCCGGGGTAGCCTGGTTGGCGCCGGGAAATCGGCATCTGGTGGTGAACCTTTCCGGCGCGCGGCCGCGGGTGGACGTGACGGAGGATCGGCCGGAAAATTCTTGCCGCCCTTCTGTGGACGTGCTTTTCCGGTCCGTGGCCGCCCTGGGTCCTCGCGCCTTGGGCCTCGTCCTCACCGGTATGGGACAGGACGGGTTAAAGGGAGCCCTGGCTTTGCACGACGCGGGGGCCGCCGTTTTGGCCCAGGACCAGGCCACGTCGGTGATCTGGGGGATGCCCGGCGCCGTGGCGCGCGCGGGGTTGGCCGAAGAAGTCCTGCCCTTGGACCAAATGGCGGCCCGTGTTCGGGTCCGCCTGGGAATGGAGGAGGAAACCCTATGA